The window GCCCGGGCCCCGCCGCCCCCGGAAGGCCACCGCTCAACCAATTGGGACACCCGTCGCGTCAACACGGCCGAGGGCACAGGGCCGGCCGTCACCAAGACCGCGCCTTCGGGGCGGAAGCGTTCGCGATGCCAGGACACCAGATCTTCGCGTGTGAAGGCGCGGACGGTGTTTTCCTCCCCCTCCTCGGCCCGGGCGTAGGGGTGGTCGCCGTAGAGTTCGCGGCGCAACCGCTCGTCCGCGACCACGAAAATTTGCTCGTGCCGGGTGCGAAGGGCGTTGAGCAAGGCCTCGCGCTCTTTTTCCACCTCGGAGGGAGGAAAAGACGGGTTGAGGAGTATATCCTCAAAAAGGTCGAAAGCGCTTTTCCAATTATCGAGCGTCACCTGCCCGCCCACGGAAAGGCAATCCGGCTGGGCGTCGACGCCGAAGGACGCCCCCAGGCCCTCCATCGCCTGGGCCAATTGGAGGGCGTTGCGGACCGTCGTGCCCTTGAGCATCACGGCTGTGGTGAGAGCGGTGACCCCCACTTTTTCCGCGGGCTCGTTCAGCAGGCCCCCCGGGATGAAGAGTTGGACCGCCACGATGCGATTGTGCTTCACCGGGCGGTGGATCCATTTGAGACCGTTGGGGAAATCGCGGACCATGACCGCCCCGGCCGTGGAGGCGACGAAAACGACAGCCACAGCTAACGCCTTCCGGTTCCGCATGACATCAGCGGCCCGCTTCCGCGGGGAGGACGGCCACCCCGGCGAGGGGACGGCCGAGGGTGTAGGCACCGAGCACCCGGCGCAGATCGTCGGGGGTCGCGGCGTCGAGGCGCTTGATGTACTCCCGAACCATGATCGGGCGGCCCAGGGCCGTGAAGAACCCCCACTGGGAAGCTTGGCCGTGGTAGGTCTCCTGGCCGAATTGCCAGGCGCTGCGCAATTGGGCTTTGGCGCGCGCCACTTCCTCGGCGCTGAACCCGTTGTATTGGGCTTCGTGCAGCAAGAAATAAATGTCGTTGGCGAGGGAACGCGCCTTTTCCGGCGGGCACTCGGCGAAAATCCCGAAGGCCCCGGACCCCGCGTGGGTGATGAAACTGGCGCTCACCGACCACACCGACCGCTTTTCCTCCCGCAGGGCCTGGTAAAGACGCGAACTCTGGCCCCCGCCCAGCACCGTGGCCAAGAGGTCCATGGCGACCTGGTCCAAATCGTTCAGGGTGGGACCGACAAACCCCACCGCCACATGCGCTTGCTTGGCGGGCCGACGGATAAAGCGCACCTCGGTGTTTTCGGCCGGGGGTTCGATCAAGGGGGGCGGGGGCGGCGGGGCGGTGCGCGGCAACGTCCCGTACAGAGCGCGGATTTTCTTTTCCACGGCGGCGCGGCGGACATCGCCCGCCACGACGACGACCATGTTTTTCGCCACGTAATAAAGTCGGTGTTGGTCGACCATGCGGTCGCGCGTCATGGCGGTGATGCTTTCGACCGACCCGATCACCCGCTGTCGATAGGGAGTGTGGGTATACAAGGCTTCCAAAAACCCATCCCACAGGTCGGATTGCGGGTCGTCGTTGCGCCGCTTGATCTCCTCCAGGATGACCTTCCGCTCTTTTTCGAATTCCTCCGGAGGGAAGGCCGGGCGCAGGACGGATTCCGATAGAATGTCAAAGGCCGTTTCCCATTTGTCGGAGGGCATGTCGATGTAATAGTGGGTGGTTTCCCCCCCGGTGGCCGCGTTGATCGACCCGCCGTTGGATTCCACGATTTTCGAGATTTCATTGGCGGATACTTTGTCGGTGCCCTTGAAGATCATGTGCTCCAGGAAATGGGACACGCCGGAGGTGGGGCCGGCCTCGTTCACACCGCCGCAACGGACCCAAATTTGCAGGGACACCACGGGGGCGGCGTGGTCTTCAATCACAACGTACCGAAGACCGTTGGGCAACACGTTGACGTTGGCCGCGGCGGCGGCAAGGGGGAGGGACATGAGCAGGGCCGTGTTCAGGAAGCGCGGGGGGCGCACGGCGTCAAATGGCGGTGGTGACGAGGGTCTCGGTCGAGGCCACGCCGGGAATGGCGCGGATTTTTTCGACCACGACGTGGGTCATGGAAGGCAGGTCCTCCGCTTCGATGTCGACCACCAAATCCCAACGGCCATAAACCGCCGAGGTGTGGGCCACGCCTTTGGTATCTTTGATTTGCTTCAATGTTTGTTTTTCCCGTCCCGCGT of the Elusimicrobiota bacterium genome contains:
- a CDS encoding insulinase family protein gives rise to the protein MAVVFVASTAGAVMVRDFPNGLKWIHRPVKHNRIVAVQLFIPGGLLNEPAEKVGVTALTTAVMLKGTTVRNALQLAQAMEGLGASFGVDAQPDCLSVGGQVTLDNWKSAFDLFEDILLNPSFPPSEVEKEREALLNALRTRHEQIFVVADERLRRELYGDHPYARAEEGEENTVRAFTREDLVSWHRERFRPEGAVLVTAGPVPSAVLTRRVSQLVERWPSGGGGARAGRPVAPLAQSKIAVETPEFEQSYLMIGHPAPAVGDRRYPVMKLLNALLGGGMSSPLFREVREEGTLAYEVSSFYPSRRWGGSFVVYAGMDPKNLSLAEEKVRRVLQSFVDQPPSAQDLADAQSYIRGHYLMDHQTNARLAWYLGWWELLGLGHEYDLVYPRDVAGVSAEEIHALAREILSGPSITVRVESRPPAR
- a CDS encoding insulinase family protein — translated: MRPPRFLNTALLMSLPLAAAAANVNVLPNGLRYVVIEDHAAPVVSLQIWVRCGGVNEAGPTSGVSHFLEHMIFKGTDKVSANEISKIVESNGGSINAATGGETTHYYIDMPSDKWETAFDILSESVLRPAFPPEEFEKERKVILEEIKRRNDDPQSDLWDGFLEALYTHTPYRQRVIGSVESITAMTRDRMVDQHRLYYVAKNMVVVVAGDVRRAAVEKKIRALYGTLPRTAPPPPPPLIEPPAENTEVRFIRRPAKQAHVAVGFVGPTLNDLDQVAMDLLATVLGGGQSSRLYQALREEKRSVWSVSASFITHAGSGAFGIFAECPPEKARSLANDIYFLLHEAQYNGFSAEEVARAKAQLRSAWQFGQETYHGQASQWGFFTALGRPIMVREYIKRLDAATPDDLRRVLGAYTLGRPLAGVAVLPAEAGR
- a CDS encoding Lrp/AsnC ligand binding domain-containing protein produces the protein MVTGLVLVRLNAGREKQTLKQIKDTKGVAHTSAVYGRWDLVVDIEAEDLPSMTHVVVEKIRAIPGVASTETLVTTAI